In Ammospiza caudacuta isolate bAmmCau1 chromosome 2, bAmmCau1.pri, whole genome shotgun sequence, a genomic segment contains:
- the RPL8 gene encoding large ribosomal subunit protein uL2, which yields MGRVIRGQRKGAGSVFRAHVKHRKGPAKLRAVDFAERHGYIKGIVKDIIHDPGRGAPLAKIAFRDPYRFKKRTELFIAAEGIHTGQFVYCGKKAQLNIGNVLPVGTMPEGTIVCCLEEKPGDRGKLARASGNYATVISHNPETKKTRVKLPSGSKKVISSANRAVVGIVAGGGRIDKPILKAGRAYHKYKAKRNCWPRVRGVAMNPVEHPFGGGNHQHIGKPSTIRRDAPAGRKVGLIAARRTGRLRGTKTVQEKEN from the exons ATGGGCCGCGTCATCCGCGGGCAGAGGAAAGGCGCGGGCTCCGTGTTCCGTGCCCACGTGAAGCACAGGAAGGGCCCGGCCAAGCTCCGCGCCGTGGACTTCGCCGAGCGGCACGGCTACATCAAGGGCATCGTCAAG GACATCATCCACGACCCGGGGCGGGGCGCGCCGCTGGCCAAGATCGCCTTCCGCGACCCGTACCGCTTCAAGAAGCGCACGGAGCTCTTCATCGCCGCCGAGGGCATCCACACCGGCCAGTTCGTCTACTGCGGCAAGAaag cccagctgaACATCGGCAATGTCCTGCCCGTGGGCACCATGCCCGAGGGCACCATCGTGTGCTGCCTGGAGGAGAAGCCAGGGGACCGCGGGAAGCTGGCGCGCGCCTCCGGCAACTACGCCACCGTCATCTCCCACAACCCCGAGACCAAGAAAACCAGAGTGAAGCTGCCCTCAGGCTCCAAGAAAGTCATTTCTTCTGCAAACAGAGCTGTTGTGG gaatcGTGGCTGGGGGAGGCCGCATTGACAAGCCCATCCTGAAGGCCGGCCGTGCCTACCACAAGTACAAGGCCAAGAGGAACTGCTGGCCACGAGTCCGTGGTGTGGCCATGAAC CCTGTGGAACATCCGTTTGGAGGAGGCAACCACCAGCACATCGGGAAGCCCTCGACCATCCGCAGGGACGCTCCGGCGGGACGCAAGGTGGGGCTGATCGCCGCGCGCCGCACCGGCCGCCTGCGCGGCACCAAGACCGTGCAGGAGAAGGAGAACTGA